A stretch of DNA from Actinomycetota bacterium:
TCGGGTAACCATCCTCCACGCGGTAGATCCCGTAATACACCTCTCCCCTGCGCGCGTCCACGGCCACGAACACCAGCCGGCCGGGGCTCCCCACCCCCGCGGCCGCCACCGCCAGGCTCTCCGGAGCCACGAGCGGGACCCCCAGGGCGAAGGCCAGCGTCTTGGCGGCGGTCACCGCCACCCGCACCCCGGTGAAGGACCCGGGGCCTCTGCCCGCGCCCAGGAGGGCGATCTCCTCCCTGGAGACGCCCGCCTCGTCCATAAGTTCGTGTATCTCGGAGAAGAGAAAGGCGGTCCGCTCGCGCGCGGGGACCTCGCGGCTGAGGGTGCTCCCGGGCCCATGGAGGGCCAGCACCCCACAGGGCACAGAGAGGTCGAAGGCCAGCAGCCACCCGCCTCCCAGGGCATCCAATTCCTTTTTTTGCCTCTCATCCGCCCCGCGCATCCGCCTGTCGCCTTCCCGTCTCGTCTCCCCTCGCCGCCCGCCGCCCCCTCATCGCCCGGACAGCCCCGTAAGCCGGCTGCGCCATCCCTCGCCCCTCGGGAGGAAGACGATATGCCTTTCCTCCTCTCCGCCGCCGTAGGCGAACCTCACCTCGAGGTACGGGGGCCTGAAAAAACCCCTCGCGCGGTCCGCCCACTCCACCACCAGCACCCCGTCTCCCTCCAGATATTCCTCCACCCCCAGGTCGAAGAGATCGAGGGGTCCCTCGAGGCGGTAGGCGTCCAGGTGGACGAGGGGAAGCCTGCCCCGGTATTCTCGCAGCAGAGTATAGGTGGGGCTGGTGAGCTTCTCCCACACTCCCAGTCCCCTCGCCACTCCTTGGGCAAAACAGGTCTTCCCCGTCCCCAGCTCTCCCACCAGCAACAGCACGTCACCCGCGCGCAGCTCCTCCGCCAGCCTCTCCCCCAGGTTCTGCGTCTCCGAGGGACCGCGAGTCACCAACCTCACCGCGCCTTCGCCTGATGCGGCCATCAAACCTCCCGGATATTCCCACGGTTACCTGCGACGGCTCCGGGCGGAAACGTCCCGCCTTCCGCCCTTCCTCGCTCCGGGCCAGGTCCGGAACGCGACCCTCGCGCCTCAGAGGTTCATCTGCTCGGGCTCGCTCTCCGGCGGCTCCACCAGTCTATCTTCACGCCGGACAGTATGGGCATTATCCCGGTTCATCTGCTCGGGCTCGCTCTCCGGCGGCTCCACGGTCCCGACCTCCGGCTCGGGCCGCGCCTCACTCCTCCAGCGCGCACTCTCGGCGTCCAGGTGCTCCCGCAGTCCCCGGGGGCTCATGCTTTTCAGAAAAGGTTCATCTGCTCGGGCTCGCTCTCCGGCGGCTCCACGGTCCCGACCTCCGGCTCGGGCCGCGCCTCACTCCTCCAGCGCGCACTCTCGGCGTCCAGGTGCTCCCGCAGCCTCTGGAAATCCTCGACGAGCACGCTTTTAAGGGGCGGTTTGTGCAGGGCCGCCGCGGGATGGAACAGGGGC
This window harbors:
- the tsaB gene encoding tRNA (adenosine(37)-N6)-threonylcarbamoyltransferase complex dimerization subunit type 1 TsaB — translated: MRGADERQKKELDALGGGWLLAFDLSVPCGVLALHGPGSTLSREVPARERTAFLFSEIHELMDEAGVSREEIALLGAGRGPGSFTGVRVAVTAAKTLAFALGVPLVAPESLAVAAAGVGSPGRLVFVAVDARRGEVYYGIYRVEDGYPRTLLPPRVAPPEQAARELSACLERCGGEAVLTGTGIAAYPGVWPAGAGVAGNGAPSVEGLVRLCRMAAERGETVDPFALRPLYVRRPDTGKRREKGRCAW
- the tsaE gene encoding tRNA (adenosine(37)-N6)-threonylcarbamoyltransferase complex ATPase subunit type 1 TsaE — encoded protein: MAASGEGAVRLVTRGPSETQNLGERLAEELRAGDVLLLVGELGTGKTCFAQGVARGLGVWEKLTSPTYTLLREYRGRLPLVHLDAYRLEGPLDLFDLGVEEYLEGDGVLVVEWADRARGFFRPPYLEVRFAYGGGEEERHIVFLPRGEGWRSRLTGLSGR